The Trueperaceae bacterium genome has a window encoding:
- the serA gene encoding phosphoglycerate dehydrogenase produces MARILVTDSIKLGEVDGADVEVDYRPGIERAELLEVVGGYDAIITRSRTRVDAELLDRAERLRVVGRGGVGVDNIDMEAASRRGVLVVNAPEANNVSAAEHALALMLAAARGVARSDRLVRSGRWDRSFLGRELKNARLGIVGLGRIGSLVAKRAQGLGMSVAAYDPYVSPHRAQELKVELFDDLRALLARSDFLTVHTPLTEETEGMIGREELAALPDGAVVVNAARGGIIREDALVEALEGGKVFAAGLDVYALEPPTPDNPLLHRDDVVLTAHLGANTVEAQGRVGTEILERTVMALRGDYSRGVVNAPALAPQVVAALGDHLELGEVLGRVVSQLGGGRVRELEVELAGEFPIDPDPIATAVIKGLLEPVLDQKPTYVNAPSIARERDIRVSKVRAARGRGYTTQVTATVRGPAGESSAAGTVLAGRPRITAIDGYALEIRPEGTMLVCTNYDRPGAVGRVGTVLGEDGVNINSMQLSRVSPDGLAMFVLTLDSTPEPETIERLRSLQDVIKTLRMVRL; encoded by the coding sequence ATGGCCCGCATACTCGTCACCGACTCCATCAAGCTCGGTGAGGTCGACGGAGCCGACGTGGAGGTCGACTACAGGCCCGGCATCGAGCGCGCCGAGCTGCTCGAGGTCGTGGGCGGCTACGACGCGATCATCACCCGCAGCCGCACCCGCGTGGACGCCGAGCTGCTCGACAGGGCGGAGCGGCTCCGCGTGGTGGGACGCGGCGGCGTGGGCGTCGACAACATCGACATGGAGGCCGCCAGCCGTCGCGGCGTGCTCGTCGTCAACGCTCCGGAGGCGAACAACGTCTCGGCGGCCGAGCACGCCCTGGCGCTGATGCTGGCGGCCGCCCGCGGCGTGGCGCGGTCGGACAGGCTCGTGCGCTCGGGCCGCTGGGACCGCTCCTTCCTGGGACGGGAGCTGAAGAACGCGCGCCTCGGCATCGTGGGCCTCGGCCGCATCGGGTCCCTGGTCGCCAAGCGCGCCCAGGGCCTCGGCATGAGCGTCGCGGCCTACGACCCCTACGTCTCGCCGCACCGCGCCCAGGAGCTGAAGGTCGAGCTGTTCGACGACCTGCGCGCGCTGCTGGCGCGCTCCGACTTCCTCACCGTCCACACGCCGCTCACCGAGGAGACCGAGGGGATGATCGGCCGCGAGGAGCTCGCCGCCCTCCCCGACGGCGCCGTCGTCGTCAACGCCGCGCGGGGCGGGATCATCAGGGAGGACGCGCTCGTCGAGGCGCTGGAGGGCGGCAAGGTCTTCGCCGCCGGGCTCGACGTCTACGCGCTCGAGCCGCCGACCCCGGACAACCCGCTCCTGCACCGCGACGACGTCGTGCTCACCGCCCACCTCGGCGCGAACACCGTCGAGGCGCAGGGGCGCGTCGGCACCGAGATCCTCGAGCGCACGGTCATGGCGCTGCGGGGCGACTACTCTCGTGGCGTGGTCAACGCGCCGGCGCTGGCGCCGCAGGTCGTGGCCGCCCTCGGCGACCACCTGGAGCTCGGGGAGGTCCTCGGGCGCGTCGTCAGCCAGCTCGGCGGGGGGCGCGTGCGCGAGCTCGAGGTCGAGCTGGCCGGCGAGTTCCCCATCGACCCCGACCCGATCGCCACGGCCGTGATCAAGGGCCTGCTCGAGCCGGTGCTGGACCAGAAGCCCACCTACGTCAACGCCCCCTCGATCGCCAGGGAGCGCGACATCCGCGTCTCCAAGGTGCGCGCCGCGCGCGGGCGCGGCTACACGACGCAGGTCACGGCCACGGTGCGCGGGCCCGCCGGCGAGTCGAGCGCGGCGGGGACGGTGCTCGCCGGGCGGCCGCGCATCACGGCGATCGACGGCTACGCCCTCGAGATCAGGCCGGAGGGCACGATGCTCGTGTGCACGAACTACGACCGCCCCGGGGCGGTGGGGCGCGTCGGCACGGTGCTGGGCGAGGACGGCGTGAACATCAACAGCATGCAGCTCTCGCGCGTGTCGCCTGACGGCCTGGCGATGTTCGTCCTCACGCTCGACAGCACGCCGGAGCCGGAGACCATCGAGCGTCTGCGCTCGCTCCAGGACGTGATCAAGACGCTGCGGATGGTCCGCCTGTGA
- a CDS encoding LEA type 2 family protein, whose translation MDRRALTTLAAALALAVLASCAPRTDIRRTEQIEDILPPTFELVPGQTSIERFDPPGAGAVLEMTVGALVRNPNKFPVRLETIAYNVLLEGRQAVRGALAPDVYLEPDATAPVSFQVTTDLSGRNDLFVAAARAFVDRPLRFAIEGTLRFSSASYAFETRQKLLLEGSTFARRTAQAPLLRLDEEASRVYELHTGVPVAQVVLLANNPGDIGYFLHGKDLTLVLGGWPVATDDMRPVPIAAGETTRVDLLFYPVPDELSDDARAALESAIDGYATLLRLEGDLFMDVLGVDSFPVPSGWSVTGFVH comes from the coding sequence GTGGACCGCAGGGCGCTCACGACGTTGGCGGCGGCCCTGGCACTGGCCGTGCTCGCCTCGTGCGCCCCGCGCACCGACATCAGGCGCACCGAGCAGATCGAGGACATCCTGCCGCCGACCTTCGAGCTGGTGCCCGGCCAGACGTCGATCGAGCGCTTCGACCCTCCCGGCGCCGGCGCGGTCCTGGAGATGACCGTCGGCGCGCTCGTGCGCAACCCGAACAAGTTCCCCGTGCGGCTCGAGACCATCGCCTACAACGTGCTCCTCGAGGGCCGGCAGGCGGTGCGCGGCGCGCTGGCGCCCGACGTCTACCTCGAGCCGGACGCCACCGCGCCGGTGTCGTTCCAGGTCACGACCGACCTCTCCGGCCGCAACGACCTGTTCGTGGCGGCCGCGCGGGCCTTCGTCGACAGGCCGCTGCGGTTCGCGATCGAGGGCACGCTGCGCTTCAGCTCGGCCTCCTACGCCTTCGAGACCAGGCAGAAGCTGCTGCTCGAGGGCTCGACGTTCGCGAGGCGCACCGCGCAGGCGCCGCTGCTGCGCCTCGACGAGGAGGCCAGCCGCGTCTACGAGCTGCACACCGGCGTGCCCGTGGCGCAGGTCGTCCTGCTCGCGAACAACCCGGGCGACATCGGCTACTTCCTGCACGGCAAGGACCTCACCCTCGTGCTCGGCGGCTGGCCGGTGGCTACCGACGACATGCGCCCCGTGCCCATCGCCGCGGGGGAGACCACGCGCGTCGACCTGCTCTTCTACCCGGTGCCAGACGAGCTGTCCGACGACGCCAGGGCGGCGCTCGAGTCGGCCATCGACGGCTACGCGACGCTGCTGAGGCTCGAGGGCGACCTCTTCATGGACGTCCTCGGCGTGGACTCGTTCCCCGTGCCGAGCGGCTGGTCGGTCACCGGGTTCGTGCACTAG
- the recG gene encoding ATP-dependent DNA helicase RecG — protein MRSGGGSGKPSPRVAGALTADRLDEPLASRLVDIGAQAPKKLGDMGVKTYRDLLTYLPRRYEDRRVLPSLASLEDGQNATVTGRVLSRSATRSRRGLHVLRAYLQGTSGQRFTAVWFNQPWLEKQLYPGLDLVLSGRVRRQGGRLELNVTGFEVDDDEASLSFGRIVGVYRTDQATSQAYVRRAVMRLLEALPTLPDHLPRSWLERYDLVPLDVAWRAAHFPEDERALQRAMRRLKFDDFLFFELAVLRSRDPTRLGKSQPAAPEDLERFESVLPFEMTGAQRRALSEVLADMAAPRQMARLLQGDVGSGKTAVAAAAMYVAVRGGRQAALMAPTEILARQHHANLQRYLFPLGVRTELLTGAMTAGERAGVRSRLRSGDTDVVVGTHALIQEGVEFRDLGLAVIDEEHRFGVAQRRALVQGVPDVLVMSATPIPRSLALTLYGDLDLTVIDELPPGRTPVTTRLVSANRRGDVYRFVTSQVAQGRQAYVVTPLIEESEALDEVLATTRLFEDLRQVLPERVRVEMLHGRMPQAEKDAVMDRFRAREADVLVSTTVIEVGVDVPNATVMVVENAERFGLSQLHQLRGRVGRGAHESFCLLVAGDATRKTRRRLEALVKHADGFTIAELDLKLRGPGDLRGTRQSGLPELAVGDLVTDGEVIEQARELAQAILGADPDLRAAWAARLREELSRRSRAVMVREVM, from the coding sequence GTGAGGAGCGGCGGCGGCAGCGGGAAGCCCTCCCCCCGTGTCGCGGGGGCGCTGACGGCTGACCGCCTCGACGAGCCGCTGGCCTCCAGGCTCGTCGACATCGGCGCCCAGGCGCCGAAGAAGCTCGGCGACATGGGGGTCAAGACCTACCGCGACCTCCTCACGTACCTGCCGCGGCGCTACGAGGACCGCCGCGTCCTGCCCAGCCTCGCCTCCCTCGAGGACGGCCAGAACGCCACCGTCACCGGGCGCGTGCTGAGCCGCAGCGCCACCAGGAGCCGCCGCGGGCTGCACGTGCTGCGCGCCTACCTCCAGGGGACCTCAGGTCAGCGCTTCACCGCCGTCTGGTTCAACCAGCCCTGGCTCGAGAAGCAGCTCTACCCGGGCCTCGACCTCGTCCTCAGCGGCCGCGTCAGGCGCCAGGGCGGCCGCCTGGAGCTCAACGTGACCGGCTTCGAGGTCGACGACGACGAGGCCTCGCTGTCGTTCGGCCGCATCGTCGGCGTCTACCGGACGGACCAGGCCACGAGCCAGGCCTACGTGCGGCGCGCCGTGATGCGCCTCCTCGAGGCGCTGCCCACCTTGCCAGACCACCTGCCGCGGAGCTGGCTCGAGCGCTACGACCTCGTGCCGCTCGACGTGGCCTGGCGCGCGGCCCACTTCCCCGAGGACGAGAGGGCCCTGCAGAGGGCGATGCGGCGGCTGAAGTTCGACGACTTCCTCTTCTTCGAGCTGGCCGTGCTGAGGAGCCGTGACCCCACGCGCCTCGGCAAGAGCCAGCCGGCCGCGCCGGAGGACCTCGAGCGCTTCGAGTCGGTGCTGCCGTTCGAGATGACCGGCGCGCAGCGGCGGGCCCTGAGCGAGGTCCTCGCCGACATGGCGGCCCCCCGCCAGATGGCGCGTCTCCTGCAGGGCGACGTCGGCTCCGGCAAGACGGCCGTCGCCGCCGCCGCGATGTACGTGGCCGTGCGCGGCGGGCGCCAGGCCGCGCTGATGGCGCCCACCGAGATCCTGGCGCGCCAGCACCACGCGAACCTGCAGCGCTACCTCTTCCCGCTGGGCGTGCGCACCGAGCTCCTCACCGGGGCGATGACCGCCGGCGAGCGCGCCGGCGTGAGGTCGCGCCTGCGCTCCGGAGACACCGACGTGGTGGTCGGGACGCACGCGCTGATCCAGGAGGGCGTCGAGTTCAGGGACCTGGGGCTGGCCGTCATCGACGAGGAGCACCGCTTCGGCGTGGCGCAGCGCCGCGCGCTGGTGCAGGGGGTGCCCGACGTGCTCGTGATGTCGGCCACCCCGATACCCCGGTCGCTGGCCCTGACGCTCTACGGCGACCTCGACCTCACCGTCATCGACGAGCTGCCGCCCGGCCGCACGCCCGTGACGACGCGCCTGGTGAGCGCGAACAGGCGCGGCGACGTCTACCGCTTCGTGACCTCGCAGGTCGCGCAGGGCAGGCAGGCCTACGTGGTCACGCCGCTGATCGAGGAGAGCGAGGCCCTCGACGAGGTGCTGGCGACGACGAGGCTCTTCGAGGACCTCAGGCAGGTGCTGCCGGAGAGGGTGCGGGTGGAGATGCTGCACGGCCGCATGCCGCAGGCCGAGAAGGACGCCGTGATGGACAGGTTCAGGGCGCGCGAGGCCGACGTCCTCGTCTCGACGACCGTGATCGAGGTCGGCGTCGACGTGCCCAACGCGACCGTGATGGTCGTGGAGAACGCCGAGCGCTTCGGCCTGTCGCAGCTCCACCAGCTCCGCGGGCGCGTGGGCCGCGGCGCGCACGAGAGCTTCTGCCTGCTCGTCGCGGGCGACGCCACCAGGAAGACGCGCCGGCGCCTCGAGGCGCTGGTGAAGCACGCCGACGGCTTCACGATCGCCGAGCTCGACCTCAAGCTGCGGGGGCCGGGCGACCTGCGCGGCACCAGGCAGTCCGGTCTGCCGGAGCTGGCCGTCGGCGACCTGGTCACCGACGGCGAGGTCATCGAACAGGCGCGCGAGCTGGCGCAGGCGATATTGGGGGCCGACCCGGACCTCCGCGCCGCCTGGGCCGCCAGGCTGCGCGAGGAGCTGTCCCGCCGCAGCCGCGCCGTGATGGTCAGGGAGGTGATGTGA
- a CDS encoding basic amino acid ABC transporter substrate-binding protein: MRRAVIVIAALAAAAFASAQDLGGRTLVVGSDTTYPPFETVDESGTIVGFDVDVVTAICERINCVAQFQTTAWDGIFPALAQGEFDMVASGVSITPERDEIVDFSDPYLVVNQAITVRVEDADLTVEDFSGDDSDLVLGAQLGTTNAQLGEELVGADRLRLYDTFNSAVQALLNGDVDGVIIDGVTADAFAQQYAGDLVVNIRGLSSDPLGLVFPEGDPLVDDFNAGLEMIKADGTLDDLIEKWFGGEE; this comes from the coding sequence ATGAGGAGAGCTGTGATCGTGATCGCGGCGCTGGCCGCAGCGGCCTTCGCCTCGGCCCAGGACCTAGGAGGCCGCACGTTGGTCGTCGGGTCCGACACCACCTACCCGCCGTTCGAGACCGTCGACGAGTCCGGCACGATCGTCGGCTTCGACGTCGACGTCGTGACCGCGATCTGCGAGCGCATCAACTGCGTGGCGCAGTTCCAGACGACGGCGTGGGACGGCATCTTCCCCGCCCTGGCCCAGGGCGAGTTCGACATGGTCGCCTCCGGCGTCTCGATCACGCCGGAGCGCGACGAGATCGTCGACTTCTCCGATCCCTACCTGGTCGTGAACCAGGCCATCACGGTGCGCGTCGAGGACGCCGACCTCACCGTCGAGGACTTCTCGGGCGACGACAGCGACCTCGTGCTCGGCGCCCAGCTCGGCACCACCAACGCCCAGCTCGGCGAGGAGCTCGTCGGCGCCGACCGCCTGCGCCTCTACGACACCTTCAACTCCGCCGTCCAGGCGCTCCTCAACGGCGACGTCGACGGCGTGATCATCGACGGCGTCACGGCCGACGCCTTCGCGCAGCAGTACGCGGGCGACCTCGTCGTGAACATCCGCGGCCTGTCCAGCGACCCGCTCGGCCTCGTCTTCCCCGAGGGCGACCCGCTCGTCGACGACTTCAACGCCGGCCTCGAGATGATCAAGGCCGACGGCACGCTCGACGACCTGATCGAGAAGTGGTTCGGCGGCGAGGAGTGA
- a CDS encoding amino acid ABC transporter permease, translating to MSRNQPSARPAGRPLGRVRPSNIVLLALLPLVVYLFASDADYQDALTFLLPGLRYTISVTLLGYGLAAVLGLSLALLLLLKPGKRTLPTFFVVACVGLVVGTALLFTPKTQLVLAGAAEGRVAIVRGTPARIAEQVQEGTFAEGAQERRFLSALDTSAALAYLEEGRVTAVLLPPDEVPAELPELWRFTFLPDAARNPAFLAIGMGVAFLLLGFAGWQTGHHPLSVFAEVYVDLIRGVPMLVVVLFIGFVIPGALRDLTGGRIVIRDDLLRGVLAIAIGYAAYMAEIFRAGIEAIPKGQIEAARSLGLTAAQTARFVTLPQAIRIVLPPLGNEFIAMLKDTALLSVIGVGDVTQKAREFGAATLNLFPPYNSAAVVYIALTLAASSLLKSLERRAAWTR from the coding sequence GTGAGCCGTAACCAGCCGTCGGCGCGGCCCGCCGGCCGCCCGCTCGGGCGCGTGCGTCCGAGCAACATCGTCCTCCTGGCGCTGCTGCCGCTCGTCGTCTACCTCTTCGCGAGCGACGCGGACTACCAGGACGCGCTGACCTTCCTGCTCCCCGGCCTGCGGTACACGATCTCGGTGACGCTGCTGGGCTACGGCCTCGCGGCGGTGCTGGGCCTGTCCCTGGCGCTGCTGCTCCTGCTGAAGCCCGGCAAGCGCACCCTGCCGACCTTCTTCGTCGTCGCCTGCGTAGGGCTCGTCGTCGGCACGGCGCTGCTGTTCACGCCGAAGACCCAGCTGGTCCTCGCCGGGGCGGCCGAGGGGCGCGTGGCGATCGTCCGCGGCACGCCCGCGCGCATCGCCGAACAGGTGCAGGAGGGGACGTTCGCGGAGGGGGCCCAGGAGCGCCGGTTCCTCAGCGCGCTGGACACGTCGGCGGCGCTCGCCTACCTGGAGGAGGGGCGCGTGACGGCCGTCCTGCTGCCCCCGGACGAGGTCCCGGCGGAGCTGCCGGAGCTGTGGCGCTTCACGTTCCTGCCCGACGCCGCCCGCAACCCGGCGTTCCTCGCCATCGGCATGGGCGTGGCGTTCCTGCTCCTCGGCTTCGCGGGGTGGCAGACGGGCCACCACCCCCTAAGCGTGTTCGCCGAGGTGTACGTCGACCTCATCCGCGGCGTGCCCATGCTCGTCGTCGTGCTGTTCATCGGCTTCGTGATCCCCGGCGCGCTGCGCGACCTCACCGGCGGGAGGATCGTGATCCGCGACGACCTGCTCCGCGGCGTGCTGGCCATCGCGATCGGTTACGCCGCGTACATGGCCGAGATCTTCCGCGCCGGCATCGAGGCGATACCCAAGGGCCAGATCGAGGCCGCCCGCAGCCTCGGCCTCACGGCGGCGCAGACCGCGCGCTTCGTGACGCTGCCGCAGGCGATACGCATCGTCCTGCCGCCGCTGGGCAACGAGTTCATCGCGATGCTCAAGGACACGGCCCTCCTGTCGGTGATCGGCGTGGGCGACGTGACGCAGAAGGCCCGCGAGTTCGGGGCGGCGACGCTGAACCTCTTCCCGCCCTACAACAGCGCCGCGGTGGTCTACATCGCGCTCACCCTGGCCGCCTCCAGCCTGCTGAAGTCGCTCGAGAGGCGCGCGGCGTGGACGCGCTGA
- the alr gene encoding alanine racemase — MDALRSAAPAASAPELSAAVAEVDLSALTHNLGVVRRHLAPGAEVLAVVKANAYGHGLPGTALHLESQGVRWFGVATPAEALALRAGGVTAKVLLLSPVAEPDTVAALAARGVALTVPGEDALRAIAAARLPEPVEVHIKLDTGMGRIGARTPAEAARLAVAAARTDGVRMGGTFTHLYASEEEDEGPTREQLARFEKLVAAIRDAGVDPGLRHTANSGAVFRFADHHYDLVRPGIVLYGYYPGPLVASLAPGLRPAMRLTAPVSFVKRLPPGATVSYGGLWRAERETVVATVRAGYADGFRRSLTGRARVGHRGRLLEVIGRVCMDQLMVDATGADVAVGDRVVLWGPGGPSAEEHAAAIGTVAYEMLTGVAARVGRVYVPTLPPLD; from the coding sequence GTGGACGCGCTGAGGTCCGCCGCGCCGGCGGCGTCCGCGCCGGAGCTCTCCGCGGCGGTCGCCGAGGTGGACCTCTCGGCCCTGACGCACAACCTCGGCGTCGTGAGGCGGCACCTCGCGCCCGGAGCGGAGGTCCTCGCCGTCGTGAAGGCGAACGCCTACGGCCACGGCCTGCCCGGGACGGCGCTGCACCTCGAGTCCCAGGGCGTGCGCTGGTTCGGCGTGGCCACCCCGGCCGAGGCACTGGCGCTGCGCGCGGGCGGGGTGACCGCCAAGGTGCTGCTGCTCTCCCCCGTCGCCGAGCCGGACACCGTCGCGGCGCTGGCGGCGCGGGGCGTGGCGCTGACCGTGCCCGGCGAGGACGCGCTACGGGCGATAGCCGCCGCGCGCCTGCCCGAGCCGGTGGAGGTGCACATCAAGCTCGACACCGGCATGGGCCGGATCGGGGCGCGCACCCCGGCCGAGGCGGCGCGGCTGGCCGTGGCCGCCGCGCGCACCGACGGCGTGCGCATGGGCGGCACGTTCACGCACCTCTACGCCTCCGAGGAGGAGGACGAGGGCCCGACGCGCGAGCAGCTCGCGCGCTTCGAAAAGCTGGTGGCGGCGATACGAGACGCCGGCGTCGACCCCGGGCTGAGGCACACGGCCAACTCGGGGGCGGTGTTCCGCTTCGCCGACCACCACTACGACCTGGTGCGTCCCGGCATCGTCCTCTACGGCTACTACCCGGGCCCGCTCGTCGCGTCGCTGGCGCCGGGGCTGCGCCCGGCCATGCGCCTCACGGCGCCCGTCAGCTTCGTCAAGCGCCTGCCTCCCGGCGCCACCGTCTCGTACGGCGGCCTGTGGCGCGCCGAGCGCGAGACCGTGGTCGCCACGGTGAGGGCCGGCTACGCCGACGGCTTCAGGCGCTCCCTCACCGGCCGCGCCCGCGTCGGCCACCGCGGCCGGTTGCTCGAGGTGATCGGCCGCGTCTGCATGGACCAGCTGATGGTGGACGCCACGGGCGCTGACGTGGCCGTGGGCGACCGCGTGGTCTTGTGGGGACCGGGCGGGCCCAGCGCGGAGGAGCACGCCGCGGCGATCGGCACCGTCGCGTACGAGATGCTGACGGGCGTGGCCGCGCGCGTGGGCAGGGTGTACGTGCCGACTCTGCCG